A genome region from Myxococcales bacterium includes the following:
- a CDS encoding AAA family ATPase: protein MNNNIIKKVIFDQEALIKEKLENNNIINRLGFDKCKKTLASPNVLLLSGLRRAGKSIFGHLLLKGSKYASINFDDERLISFKTEDFNSLLETFYSIYGDFEYLLFDEIQNIKGWELFINRLREKYKIVITGSNANLLSGDLATHLTGRYSDYV, encoded by the coding sequence ATGAATAATAATATTATTAAAAAAGTCATTTTTGATCAGGAAGCTTTGATTAAGGAGAAGCTGGAAAACAATAATATTATCAATAGATTAGGATTTGATAAGTGTAAAAAGACTCTGGCAAGCCCAAACGTTTTGCTTTTAAGCGGTCTAAGACGTGCCGGAAAGTCAATATTTGGGCATCTTCTGCTGAAAGGTAGCAAATATGCCTCGATTAATTTTGATGATGAACGATTGATATCTTTTAAAACGGAAGATTTTAATTCTCTTCTCGAAACGTTTTATTCAATCTACGGGGACTTTGAATATTTACTGTTTGATGAAATACAAAACATCAAAGGTTGGGAACTTTTTATCAATAGGTTAAGAGAAAAATACAAGATTGTTATCACGGGTTCAAACGCAAATCTTTTAAGTGGTGATTTGGCAACACATCTTACTGGAAGATATAGCGACTATGTTTT
- a CDS encoding ATP-binding protein, whose product MNPRIEEYLEQANPWWHGKRFDNFIGKPRPRYVENIYKSFSLNEIKVLYGVRRSGKSTILYQLVQKLLEDEVPTENIIFVNFENNIFLPHLEDVNFLDSILEFAKSLTNPKGRIYLFFDEIQEVAGWESWANKIYEQKKSIHLLLTGSSSTLQSAELATLLTGRNLSFEIKPLDFQEYIFFKKGTSVEKKTFSQYGDEKSELAYYFRNYLHEGGFPGVVLTEDRSLQESLLRQYFQDIIYRDLVRKYNVRQPVKLENLALYLMSNVGRALSYRNIAGSMGIAVDTLKEYITYFERACIFSFLSPFAFSLKHKLRETHNRKIYTVDLGLRNVMATSFDSDEGFSVENLVYNKLKGEKLLGYNEAPEIDFVFNRDGKNHLVQVSVGETLPEREFSNLEKSDFKNSTKCIVSDNLYSAEGDVDIIPAWQYLL is encoded by the coding sequence ATGAACCCCAGAATCGAAGAATATCTAGAGCAGGCAAATCCTTGGTGGCATGGTAAGCGATTCGATAACTTTATCGGCAAGCCGCGCCCGAGATATGTCGAAAACATTTATAAATCTTTTTCGTTAAATGAGATAAAGGTTCTCTATGGAGTGAGGAGATCCGGGAAGAGCACCATTCTTTATCAGCTCGTTCAAAAACTTCTCGAGGATGAAGTCCCGACCGAAAATATAATATTTGTGAATTTTGAGAATAACATCTTCCTGCCGCATCTGGAAGATGTGAATTTTTTGGACAGCATCCTCGAATTTGCAAAATCCCTGACCAATCCCAAGGGGAGAATTTATCTCTTTTTCGACGAGATTCAGGAAGTCGCAGGCTGGGAAAGCTGGGCGAATAAGATTTATGAGCAAAAAAAATCCATTCATCTGCTGCTTACGGGTTCCTCTTCAACGCTTCAGTCGGCCGAGCTTGCGACGCTTCTGACGGGTCGCAACCTCTCTTTTGAAATCAAGCCCCTCGATTTTCAGGAATACATATTTTTCAAAAAGGGGACTTCGGTCGAGAAAAAAACTTTTTCTCAGTACGGCGACGAAAAAAGTGAGCTGGCATATTATTTTCGGAATTATCTTCATGAGGGAGGTTTCCCGGGGGTCGTTTTGACCGAAGATCGGTCTTTGCAGGAAAGCCTCCTCAGGCAGTATTTTCAGGATATAATATATCGCGACCTTGTCAGAAAATATAATGTTCGCCAGCCCGTAAAGCTTGAGAATCTGGCGCTTTATCTGATGTCGAACGTGGGGCGGGCCCTAAGTTACAGGAATATTGCCGGCTCCATGGGAATAGCCGTCGATACTCTCAAGGAATATATCACCTATTTCGAACGCGCGTGCATATTTTCTTTTTTGTCCCCGTTTGCTTTTTCTTTGAAGCACAAGCTTCGCGAGACGCACAACAGGAAGATTTACACGGTGGATCTGGGATTGCGCAATGTCATGGCGACGAGCTTTGACAGTGACGAGGGGTTTTCGGTGGAGAACTTGGTTTATAACAAACTCAAAGGGGAAAAGCTGCTCGGATACAATGAAGCCCCCGAGATAGATTTTGTATTCAATCGGGATGGTAAAAACCACCTCGTTCAGGTTTCCGTCGGCGAAACTCTGCCTGAGAGGGAATTTTCAAACCTCGAGAAGTCCGATTTTAAAAATTCAACCAAGTGCATCGTTTCTGACAACCTTTATTCAGCTGAAGGTGATGTCGACATAATTCCGGCCTGGCAATATCTGCTATGA
- a CDS encoding NAD-dependent epimerase, giving the protein MKILVTGAAGFIGFHITKRLLSEGHDVVGIDNLNDYYDVTLKESRLAILSKDEKFEFLKMDLADRGAMEKLFNEHEFSKVYHMAAQAGVRYSIDNPHVYVQSNLVGFLHILEGCRKQWTKDQKLDAGSEKREKSGSLVSSLSPLASVGRHLIYASSSSVYGSNTKLPFSTSDNVDHPISLYAATKKANELMAHTYSHLYGIPTTGLRFFTVYGPWGRPDMALFKFTKRILAGEPIKVFNEGHMKRDFTYIDDIVEGVLRVGNRFQVEQRLDSRSEKREKSGSLVSSLSPLTSDLYKVYNIGNNNPVELLDFIKAIEDKLGKKAKMELLPMQRGDVPATYADVDDLMRDVGFKPSTSIRDGIDRFIDWYLSYYV; this is encoded by the coding sequence ATGAAGATACTGGTCACGGGCGCTGCCGGCTTTATCGGCTTTCATATAACGAAGAGGCTTCTTTCCGAGGGGCATGATGTAGTCGGCATCGACAACCTGAACGACTATTATGATGTCACGCTCAAAGAGTCCCGCCTTGCAATTCTTTCGAAGGATGAGAAATTCGAATTTTTGAAAATGGATCTCGCCGATCGCGGCGCCATGGAAAAACTTTTTAACGAGCACGAATTTTCGAAGGTCTATCATATGGCGGCGCAGGCGGGCGTCAGGTATTCGATAGACAATCCCCATGTCTATGTGCAGTCCAATCTAGTCGGATTTCTGCACATTCTTGAAGGTTGCCGGAAACAGTGGACGAAAGATCAGAAGCTAGATGCTGGAAGCGAGAAGCGAGAAAAAAGCGGTTCTCTAGTTTCTAGCCTCTCGCCTCTAGCCTCTGTTGGTCGGCATTTAATATACGCCAGCTCCAGCTCCGTCTACGGCTCCAACACGAAGCTGCCATTTTCCACCAGCGACAACGTCGATCATCCGATATCGCTCTACGCGGCGACGAAAAAGGCAAACGAGCTGATGGCCCACACCTACAGCCATCTCTACGGGATTCCGACGACAGGCTTGCGCTTCTTCACCGTCTACGGGCCGTGGGGAAGGCCGGATATGGCACTTTTTAAATTCACCAAGCGCATACTCGCGGGCGAGCCGATCAAGGTCTTCAACGAGGGGCACATGAAGAGGGACTTCACCTACATAGACGACATCGTCGAAGGGGTGTTGCGCGTAGGGAATAGATTTCAGGTGGAGCAGAGACTAGATTCTAGAAGCGAGAAGCGAGAAAAAAGCGGTTCTCTAGTTTCTAGCCTCTCGCCTCTAACTTCTGATCTTTATAAAGTCTACAACATCGGCAACAACAACCCCGTAGAGCTGCTCGATTTTATAAAGGCGATCGAGGATAAACTCGGCAAAAAGGCGAAGATGGAGCTCCTTCCTATGCAGCGCGGCGATGTCCCTGCCACCTATGCCGATGTCGATGATCTGATGCGGGATGTGGGGTTTAAACCCTCGACGAGTATCAGGGATGGAATAGACAGATTCATCGATTGGTATCTTTCGTATTATGTATAA
- a CDS encoding winged helix-turn-helix transcriptional regulator, with translation MPFLSHNELTVLESLHDSDSGISQREIARRTGLSVGLINAVIKKLVKTGYVKTSHLNRRSLDYLLTPEGFAQTAMRSYRYVVRTVKSYRGIQIQMEGIFDKLSGEGISTYYLNGDGEVAELIEYFFARGKWGALRRGMPLKSESNCVILNASPEPMESDSHKVVNLIQILSDPSVRKKIIKMEENLE, from the coding sequence ATGCCCTTCCTATCTCACAATGAACTTACTGTGCTCGAATCCCTGCACGATTCCGATTCGGGGATATCGCAGCGCGAGATCGCGCGCCGCACGGGGCTTTCGGTGGGGCTTATCAACGCGGTCATAAAGAAGCTCGTAAAGACCGGCTACGTAAAGACCAGCCACTTGAACCGCCGTTCGCTCGATTATCTTCTCACACCGGAAGGTTTCGCACAGACGGCGATGCGTTCTTATCGCTACGTCGTGCGCACGGTGAAGTCGTACCGAGGAATTCAGATTCAGATGGAAGGGATCTTCGACAAGCTTTCAGGTGAAGGGATCTCAACCTATTATCTGAACGGCGATGGAGAGGTCGCGGAACTCATCGAGTATTTCTTTGCGAGGGGAAAGTGGGGGGCTCTCAGGCGCGGGATGCCGCTTAAGAGCGAGAGCAATTGCGTGATACTCAACGCATCACCCGAGCCCATGGAGAGCGACTCGCACAAGGTTGTAAATCTGATTCAGATCTTAAGCGATCCGAGTGTTCGCAAGAAGATCATCAAAATGGAGGAAAATCTGGAATGA
- a CDS encoding four helix bundle protein, with amino-acid sequence MPREKIKTYRDLIVYTKSFDLAMELFRLTSTFPREEKYGLTDQIRRASRSIPANIAEGWAKRTFENIFKRHLIDSSGSCEETMVWLEFSFRCNYIDSEKYNYYSQQYDEVGKMLFALHDKWCTYK; translated from the coding sequence ATGCCACGCGAAAAGATTAAAACTTACAGAGATTTGATAGTTTATACAAAATCATTTGATCTTGCGATGGAGCTTTTTCGGCTTACAAGCACTTTTCCAAGAGAGGAAAAGTACGGGCTGACCGATCAGATCAGAAGGGCCTCAAGGTCGATACCTGCAAACATAGCTGAAGGATGGGCTAAGAGAACTTTTGAAAATATCTTTAAACGCCATTTGATTGATTCCTCCGGATCATGTGAAGAAACCATGGTTTGGCTGGAGTTTTCCTTCCGGTGCAATTATATCGATTCTGAAAAATACAATTACTATTCTCAACAATATGACGAAGTCGGGAAGATGCTTTTTGCTCTTCACGATAAATGGTGTACTTATAAATGA
- a CDS encoding DMT family transporter, giving the protein MPYLGEIAALLTAFSWSACALFFTAASRKIGSFSMSHYRMLFGFIMISTAQLISKGTLIPIEISNSDFLLLAASGIVGYFICDTCLFQSYVDIGPKLGILLFNLYPFGSALMARIFLDEVLSFSAWIGMTVTLFGVCFVLIDGGGEHLKIKRAHLVRGISLALAAALIQGVSFTLAKPAMATGGADPLTATFIRALFGGSSFWLVSMFRGRLGSVLSKFKQRRPILLILAGAVIGPFIGVWLSMTALKLAPVGIASTLMSLMPILILPMSALVHKERISWRALVGAAISCAGVAILLNGA; this is encoded by the coding sequence ATGCCATACTTGGGAGAAATCGCAGCGCTGCTTACGGCCTTCTCATGGTCGGCCTGCGCGCTGTTTTTTACGGCGGCGAGCCGCAAGATCGGCTCCTTCTCCATGAGCCACTACAGAATGCTGTTCGGCTTCATCATGATCTCTACGGCACAACTCATTTCGAAGGGAACCTTGATTCCCATCGAAATTTCCAACTCCGATTTTCTCCTTCTGGCTGCCAGCGGAATCGTCGGATATTTCATATGCGACACATGCCTATTTCAAAGCTATGTCGATATCGGTCCTAAACTCGGGATCTTGTTATTCAACCTCTACCCCTTCGGAAGTGCACTGATGGCCCGCATCTTTTTAGACGAAGTGCTATCCTTTTCGGCCTGGATCGGGATGACGGTGACGCTGTTCGGGGTCTGTTTCGTTTTGATAGACGGCGGCGGAGAACACCTAAAAATCAAGAGAGCGCATCTCGTACGGGGAATATCACTCGCACTTGCGGCGGCCCTGATCCAGGGGGTCAGCTTCACGCTTGCAAAGCCGGCGATGGCAACCGGAGGGGCGGACCCGCTCACGGCTACATTTATAAGGGCTCTTTTCGGCGGCAGCTCGTTTTGGCTCGTCAGCATGTTCCGGGGCAGGCTCGGAAGCGTGCTGTCGAAATTTAAGCAGAGGCGCCCTATCCTTCTAATTCTCGCGGGAGCTGTTATCGGACCATTTATCGGCGTCTGGCTCTCGATGACGGCTTTAAAACTGGCTCCGGTCGGAATAGCATCGACGCTGATGTCGCTGATGCCTATCCTAATATTGCCGATGAGCGCATTAGTGCATAAAGAGAGGATAAGCTGGCGGGCGCTAGTTGGCGCCGCAATATCATGTGCTGGGGTCGCAATTCTGCTAAATGGCGCATGA
- a CDS encoding DUF89 family protein, producing MRTEPECILCLFNQLNRICKYSAMPRSESIELFRILAAMVKDLDLESTPPELSVQVLDMVKKKFAGIHDPFKLVKKMENERAAEMLPKCRAAIKKSKSPLEMAVRFATVSNVIDYGLPVMLELKNAITKLAMKKFGRLDIDLLKKRLSHAKKVLIVGDNTGEIYFDRLMLEFLPKKIDYIYAVRSAPILNDSLLEDAVEAGIGEFAEIMESGSTIPGTLIKSCSKEFRAACKNADVIISKGQGNFETMIDEKLPIFFLFAVKCDVVAHNLKVDKGTMLAMASPNYAWKKAAKKK from the coding sequence ATGAGAACCGAACCGGAATGCATACTTTGCCTTTTCAACCAGCTAAACCGCATATGCAAATACAGCGCTATGCCAAGGAGCGAGTCGATAGAACTCTTTCGCATCCTCGCGGCTATGGTAAAGGATCTGGATTTGGAGAGTACCCCTCCAGAGCTCTCCGTGCAGGTCCTCGACATGGTTAAGAAGAAATTTGCCGGCATTCACGATCCGTTTAAGCTGGTAAAAAAGATGGAGAATGAGCGCGCGGCGGAGATGCTGCCGAAATGCAGGGCCGCAATAAAAAAATCGAAATCCCCACTTGAGATGGCGGTGCGCTTTGCCACCGTCTCAAACGTTATCGATTACGGCCTGCCGGTCATGCTTGAGCTGAAAAATGCCATAACAAAACTTGCGATGAAAAAATTCGGGCGCCTCGATATCGATCTTCTGAAAAAGAGGCTCTCCCACGCCAAAAAGGTTTTAATCGTCGGTGATAATACGGGCGAGATATATTTTGATCGTCTGATGCTGGAATTTCTCCCGAAAAAGATCGACTACATCTACGCCGTGCGCTCTGCCCCTATTTTAAACGATTCCCTTTTGGAGGACGCAGTCGAGGCCGGAATCGGCGAGTTTGCCGAGATCATGGAGTCCGGTTCTACGATTCCGGGGACGCTTATAAAGAGCTGTTCCAAGGAATTTCGCGCTGCGTGCAAGAACGCCGACGTTATAATAAGCAAGGGGCAGGGGAATTTTGAGACGATGATAGATGAGAAGCTGCCGATCTTCTTCCTTTTTGCGGTGAAATGCGACGTGGTCGCGCACAATCTCAAGGTCGACAAGGGGACTATGCTCGCGATGGCGAGCCCGAATTATGCGTGGAAAAAGGCAGCGAAGAAGAAATGA
- the hcp gene encoding hydroxylamine reductase: MFCYQCEQTVGGKGCTMKGVCGKEPEVSSMIDLLVQSAKDVSVLAHEARKRGIKTRDADLFVVEALFTTVTNVNFDENRYLPFIEKYKSIRKNLADALGKDAPAPSFEPAKDLASLEKQAGHFSIPDRKTKLGEDIVGLHETLVYGLKGMAAYADHAHVLGQEDDSVFAFFHEALSFLASNPSDVNELLGKILKCGEVNLRVMELLDAANTGTYGHPVPTKVRVTPVKGKAVLVSGHDLKDLEMILKQTEGKGINVYTHGEMLPCHGYPQLKKYKHLVGNYGGAWQDQQKEFDAFPGSIIMTTNCIQKPRDSYKARIFTTGLVAWPGVHHIADKNFAPAIEMALSSDGFAADGEEKYITVGFGRNAVLGVADKVIDAVKSGAVKHFFLIGGCDGAKPGRNYYTEFAESVPSDSVILTLACGKYRFNKMEFGDIGGIPRLLDIGQCNDAYSAIKIAVALADAFKCGVNDLPLSLILSWYEQKAVCILLTLLHLGIKNIRLGPSLPAFVTPAVLNVLVEKFNIMPTTTAQQDLKAILG, translated from the coding sequence ATGTTTTGCTATCAGTGCGAACAGACGGTCGGAGGCAAGGGATGTACGATGAAGGGGGTATGCGGCAAGGAGCCCGAGGTATCCTCGATGATAGATCTGTTGGTGCAGAGCGCAAAGGACGTTTCTGTGCTGGCACACGAAGCTAGAAAACGAGGCATCAAGACGAGAGATGCCGACCTTTTCGTCGTAGAGGCGCTTTTTACGACAGTCACGAACGTGAATTTCGACGAGAATAGATATCTTCCATTTATAGAGAAATACAAGTCGATCAGAAAAAATCTGGCAGATGCCCTCGGCAAGGATGCGCCAGCCCCTTCATTCGAACCGGCAAAGGACCTGGCCTCGCTCGAGAAACAGGCTGGACACTTTTCAATTCCAGATCGCAAGACCAAGCTCGGCGAAGATATCGTCGGATTGCATGAGACTCTGGTGTACGGTCTTAAAGGGATGGCGGCCTATGCTGACCATGCTCACGTGCTCGGCCAGGAGGACGATTCGGTATTCGCGTTTTTCCACGAGGCGCTTTCATTCCTCGCCTCCAACCCTTCCGACGTCAACGAACTTCTCGGAAAGATTCTCAAGTGCGGCGAGGTCAATCTCCGCGTCATGGAACTTCTAGACGCCGCCAACACTGGCACCTATGGCCACCCAGTTCCAACCAAGGTTCGCGTCACGCCGGTGAAGGGGAAGGCGGTGCTCGTTTCAGGGCACGACCTAAAAGATCTCGAGATGATACTCAAGCAGACGGAAGGGAAGGGGATAAACGTCTACACGCACGGAGAGATGCTGCCGTGCCACGGATATCCGCAGCTCAAGAAATACAAACACCTCGTCGGAAATTACGGTGGCGCATGGCAGGACCAACAGAAGGAGTTCGACGCATTTCCGGGTTCGATAATAATGACCACCAATTGCATCCAGAAGCCGCGCGACAGCTACAAGGCCAGGATATTCACGACAGGCCTTGTCGCATGGCCCGGCGTCCATCACATAGCGGATAAGAACTTCGCTCCAGCGATAGAGATGGCGCTTTCATCCGATGGCTTTGCCGCCGATGGCGAAGAGAAATATATCACTGTAGGATTCGGCAGAAATGCGGTGCTAGGCGTTGCCGACAAGGTGATCGATGCGGTTAAATCCGGCGCGGTCAAGCACTTCTTCCTCATAGGGGGCTGCGACGGCGCGAAGCCGGGGCGCAATTATTATACCGAGTTTGCCGAAAGCGTTCCTTCAGATTCGGTGATACTGACGCTGGCTTGCGGCAAGTATCGTTTTAACAAGATGGAGTTTGGCGATATCGGCGGAATTCCGAGGCTTCTCGATATCGGGCAGTGCAACGATGCCTACTCGGCGATAAAGATTGCGGTGGCGCTTGCCGACGCATTCAAGTGCGGCGTAAACGATCTTCCTCTGTCGCTGATTCTTTCATGGTATGAACAGAAGGCCGTATGCATACTTCTCACGCTTCTTCATCTTGGAATAAAGAATATAAGGCTTGGGCCGAGTCTTCCGGCCTTTGTAACCCCTGCGGTGCTTAACGTCCTCGTGGAAAAATTCAACATAATGCCCACGACTACGGCTCAGCAGGACCTCAAGGCGATACTCGGCTAG
- a CDS encoding 4Fe-4S binding protein — protein sequence MPKVIRKIIKIDEEKCDGCGLCIPSCKEGALQIVDGKARLVSDVYCDGLGACLGECPRGAITIEEREAEAFDETAVEKQAMREGSSTIPDETKGCSSSNQSRVTSNESPLPCGCPGTMAKELKVAGKAKAEAKVEAQRNKCCGIASELTHWPVQLALIPVNAPYLKNADLLLLADCTAVAYANLHHDFIRGRVVAMACPKLDNTDPYVQKLAAMIQTNDFRSIEVVMMEVPCCAGLFSLVQRAAESSGVRVRIKKTIISLEGGVREDD from the coding sequence ATGCCAAAGGTCATCAGGAAGATCATCAAGATAGACGAAGAAAAATGCGACGGCTGCGGGCTGTGCATTCCCTCATGCAAGGAGGGGGCGCTTCAGATCGTGGACGGCAAGGCGAGGCTGGTAAGCGATGTCTATTGCGACGGCCTTGGCGCATGCCTAGGCGAGTGCCCGCGCGGCGCCATCACTATAGAGGAACGTGAGGCCGAGGCCTTCGATGAAACAGCTGTAGAGAAACAGGCGATGCGCGAAGGCAGTAGTACTATCCCTGATGAAACTAAGGGGTGCAGTTCTTCCAACCAGTCACGAGTTACGAGTAACGAGTCACCGCTTCCATGCGGCTGCCCCGGCACGATGGCGAAGGAACTCAAGGTTGCGGGAAAGGCTAAGGCTGAGGCTAAGGTTGAGGCGCAGCGCAACAAGTGCTGTGGAATTGCGAGCGAACTTACGCATTGGCCCGTTCAGCTGGCCCTGATCCCGGTCAATGCCCCCTATCTGAAAAACGCCGATCTGCTTCTTCTGGCCGACTGCACCGCTGTCGCGTATGCAAATCTACATCACGATTTTATCAGGGGGAGAGTCGTTGCGATGGCCTGCCCCAAGCTAGACAACACCGATCCCTACGTGCAAAAACTCGCCGCGATGATACAGACAAATGATTTTCGTTCAATCGAGGTCGTCATGATGGAGGTGCCTTGCTGCGCCGGACTTTTTTCGCTTGTGCAGAGGGCTGCGGAATCGTCAGGAGTGAGGGTGCGCATCAAAAAGACGATCATAAGCCTGGAAGGAGGAGTCAGGGAAGATGATTAG
- a CDS encoding Crp/Fnr family transcriptional regulator, with product MTKPKIDSVLKKCHLFAELDPRSISGIAALASEKSLADGEILFSEGDEAAFLFILESGAIDLVKYSSEGRERLVRSVSPVEIFAEAAVFSGEEYPATAVARKDSRVVAIRKDRLSSFIRKHPDVSMKMMGVMSSLLRHLNSLLSELSLDSVEARLAAYFVKRARKQGAEFFLGMQKRELASRLGTVPETFSRNLKKFLKAGFLQISGGKVKILNIKELSRIASGCKKSEN from the coding sequence ATGACAAAACCTAAAATAGATTCCGTTCTAAAGAAATGCCATCTCTTTGCCGAGCTCGACCCTCGGTCGATATCGGGTATCGCCGCCCTCGCATCGGAAAAATCTCTTGCAGATGGTGAAATTCTATTTTCGGAAGGGGATGAGGCCGCCTTTCTTTTTATCCTCGAATCCGGAGCGATCGATTTGGTGAAATATTCTTCGGAAGGGAGGGAGAGGCTTGTTCGCAGCGTCTCTCCGGTGGAAATATTTGCCGAGGCCGCCGTTTTTTCAGGCGAGGAATATCCGGCCACCGCGGTAGCTAGAAAAGATTCCAGGGTGGTTGCGATAAGAAAAGACCGACTCTCATCATTCATAAGGAAACATCCCGATGTTTCGATGAAGATGATGGGCGTGATGTCATCCCTTCTCAGACATTTGAATTCCCTTTTATCGGAGCTCTCCCTCGACAGCGTCGAGGCGCGTCTTGCCGCCTACTTTGTAAAGCGCGCCCGAAAACAGGGGGCGGAGTTTTTTTTGGGGATGCAAAAACGTGAGCTCGCCTCCAGATTGGGGACGGTTCCGGAAACTTTTTCAAGAAATTTAAAGAAATTTTTGAAAGCGGGGTTTTTGCAGATCTCGGGCGGCAAGGTAAAGATATTGAATATCAAGGAGTTGTCTCGCATCGCCTCCGGGTGTAAAAAATCTGAAAATTGA
- a CDS encoding TSUP family transporter encodes MAYILVALASLVVSALTLFSGFGLGTLLMPVFALFFPVELAIAATAIVHLANNIFKVFLVGRKARLKVVAAFAIPATIAAVIGALCLGYFVDIAPIYSYELFGRSLDLTAVKLTIGILIVIFGLLEIIPFFETIALDSKYIPLGGFLSGFFGGLSGHQGALRTTFLMRLGMPKEEFVGTVVLSAVIVDVFRIAVYGFTFMRLELFSSGDSAIRGLVAAGIIFAFIGSFTGARILKKVTMKFINRLVGAMLIALGFGIAAGVL; translated from the coding sequence ATGGCCTACATCCTAGTTGCCTTGGCATCGCTGGTGGTTTCGGCCCTGACTCTTTTTTCGGGATTTGGCCTCGGCACGCTGCTTATGCCGGTCTTTGCGCTCTTTTTCCCGGTGGAACTCGCCATCGCCGCGACTGCGATCGTCCACCTTGCCAACAATATTTTCAAGGTCTTTCTCGTGGGCAGAAAGGCGAGGCTCAAGGTCGTTGCCGCCTTCGCAATTCCTGCCACGATCGCCGCCGTGATCGGAGCGCTTTGCCTTGGATATTTCGTCGATATCGCACCGATTTACTCATACGAGCTTTTCGGAAGAAGCCTCGATCTTACCGCGGTAAAACTTACGATAGGCATTCTGATCGTTATCTTCGGTCTCTTGGAGATAATTCCGTTTTTTGAAACTATCGCCCTCGATTCCAAATATATCCCTCTCGGAGGATTTCTTTCCGGATTCTTCGGCGGGCTTTCCGGCCATCAGGGGGCTTTAAGGACCACATTTCTCATGCGCCTGGGGATGCCGAAGGAGGAATTCGTCGGTACCGTTGTTCTCTCCGCGGTGATTGTGGATGTTTTCAGGATAGCCGTCTATGGCTTCACATTTATGCGGCTGGAACTTTTTTCCTCCGGAGATTCGGCGATAAGGGGACTGGTCGCCGCGGGAATAATATTCGCATTCATAGGTTCATTTACAGGTGCGAGGATCTTGAAAAAAGTTACGATGAAATTTATCAATAGATTGGTTGGTGCGATGCTTATAGCATTGGGGTTTGGAATCGCAGCTGGGGTGTTATGA
- a CDS encoding GNAT family N-acetyltransferase has protein sequence MEIRFINTQDPLYPMERALRVEVLRKPLGLDAGTEEFPFERESLHLIALDGKIPVGCVLFRPQGKTGRLYQMAVHEKYRGQGLGAMLVRKMEKRLISEGIEEVYLHARHTSAPFFEKLGYKIEGEPFIEIGIEHRMMKKNFRKIS, from the coding sequence ATGGAGATACGATTCATAAATACGCAAGACCCGCTATACCCCATGGAACGCGCTTTGCGGGTCGAGGTCCTGAGAAAACCTTTGGGCCTCGATGCCGGAACCGAGGAATTCCCCTTCGAAAGGGAGAGCCTTCATCTGATAGCGCTCGACGGAAAAATTCCGGTCGGCTGCGTTCTCTTTCGCCCTCAGGGAAAAACTGGGAGGCTCTATCAGATGGCGGTACACGAAAAATATCGCGGCCAAGGTTTGGGGGCCATGCTGGTGAGGAAGATGGAAAAAAGGCTGATATCCGAAGGAATCGAGGAGGTCTATCTGCATGCACGTCACACCTCTGCGCCATTTTTCGAAAAGCTCGGATATAAAATAGAGGGTGAACCGTTCATAGAGATAGGAATCGAACACAGGATGATGAAAAAAAATTTCAGGAAGATATCATGA